TAATCTCTCGAACGACTTAACGCTATTGACTTCGGGTAAGGCTAGTTTTGATGTTAAGCAGAAAGCAAAACTGAAGTTACATGGTATTTCGATTATTGAAGAAGAAATAACTAAAATCCAGCATAAGAATGGATGGGTCCAACAGGTACAATTAAAAGACGGTCGTGAACTTGCCTTTGATGCTGTTTATGCTGCCATACCTTTCAGGCAACATTCGCTTATTCCTGCTATGTTAGGTTGCGAATTGACCGATCAGGGACATATAAAAACAGACAATTTCCAGAAAACAACAGTCGCGGGTGTTTTTGCCTGTGGAGATAATTCCAGTATGATGCGTTCTGTAGCGAATGCGGTTGCTGCAGGAAACCTAGCTGGAGCAATGGTTAATAAAGAACTTGTTGATGAGGTTTTTTAGTGGCCATATTGATCTGTTTTCCGGCAGTGGTGACACATTGTTAATTCATCAGGAAGTTTTTACAAAAACTTCCTGATGCGTAAATGCTGTCTTTATTAAATTTTTTTGTCCAAATTTTACTGAAATAATAGCTGCCGATAAGATAAACCGACACCAGGAAGTGATCCTTTATGATGGATAATCGTTTTAAAAGTCGACGGTTCCTACTCTACATTTGTTGAATACGTTCGGTCCGACTAGCCGTTTCCCGTCCCCATTCTGCAATAGATTCTAATAGCGGAATAAGCGTCTTGCCGAATGGTGTAAGTTCGTAATCTACTTTCAAAGGAGCTTTTTCGGTATGTACTGTACGCTTTACTAAACCATCAGCCTCAAGTTCCTTTAATTGTAAGCTTAATGTACGCTCGGTAATTAATGCACATTCTTTTCTTAATTCATTATAACGTTTTTTTTCAATTAGATGAATCAAAATTACTGCTTTCCATTTTCCGCCTATGTATTTCATAGTTAGGCTGGTACTGCATGGGTATTGTTTGTTGTCTATCAAATACATCTGTTACTATCAAGTTTGACCGTTATTGCAAATATATAATACTATATTTAAGTTTGCAACTATAAAATATATAGTTAATTTAATCTTGTATGTTATGGCTTTTTTAGAAACTGCAAAGCAACGTTACACAACGAAAAAGTATAATTCAGAAGCGCTAATTCCGGAGGAGAAAATCGCTGAATTAAAGGAAATAATCCGATTGAGTCCATCTTCCATCAATAGCCAGCCATGGAAATTCTTCTTTGTCTCTTCTGGGGAGATGAAACAAAAACTCGCTGCCGCATCCTATTGGAACGCACAGAAGATAAATGAGGCAAGCCATCTGGTTGTCTTTAGCGCACTTACCGATGTAGATCGCTTTGAAGAGCAGATCGCAAACACGCTTCCAGAGGGATCGATTAATTACTATAAGCAATTTTTGCAGTCGAAAGGGGAGTTCCATGTTCAATCCTGGATGAAGCAACAGGTGTATCTTTCTTTGGGATTTTTCCTTGCAGCCTGTGCTGCAAATCATATTGACGCAACCCCAATGGAAGGAATTGAAAATTCCGTCTACGATGAAATACTGGAACTCGATGGCTATCAGACGCTGTTTGCAGTTGCTATTGGCTATCGACATGTGGAGGATGCAAATCAGCCTGCAATTACCGCAAAATCACGTTTGACAATTGCAGATATAATTGAAGAGTTCTAGGTAAAAAAAGATGAAACCAATAGTGGTTTCATCTTTTTTACATTAGTTTAAACTTATCTTTTTGCCCTGTTCGGGGAAAACATAATTTATTTTAAGTGGATTATTGTTGAGCAATTCGTTTTTAATGATTTCAGGGTTGTTACCAGTTGGTTTTCGGTGTGTGACTACTATGCTTAGCCCTTCCAAGTTTTTTAGTCCCGTTTTTTCTTTGAGCTTTACGAGTTCTTCTAGCAGCAAATTGGGGGTTAGGTGACCGAAGAGTAAATTTTCTGGCTGATTATTTGGGAAGGAGACTTCAATCAATATGCTGTTTAATTGTTTATTTTTGATCAGAGGGGTCATCTTATTCCAGAGCTTATCTAGCTGATCGGATTTTTCCACCCGGTCCGCGCCAGTATCGCCGAGGTAAAGGAGGTAGTGATTATCATGGCGGACAAGTGCTGCACTACTTTTATATGGATTTACATGGCTCAGCTCATATGCCGTCAAAGATAATGCTGTATTTGGTACTTGCATTTCCAGCCCCTCCTGTAAACTGTTGTAATGATACTTTCCTAGTATGGGTTTTTGGCCCTGATCCCCAAAATTGATCCAGGTATCCGTGATGAAATAGTGATTTTGTAGAATTTGAAGGACCGGATCAATAGCGAAAATGTTCTTTTTGCTATCGGCAGGAGAATTAATAATAAGACCCGATAGATGATCGAGATGTCCATGGGAAATGAAATATCCCTTTATTTGGTTATGCAAAATTGTTTCGACCGATCCATTTAGACTTTTCAACACAATAGCTTTTCTAATCCCCGTATTTATGGTTCCGGCGTCGAGGCAAAGGAAGGCCGTATCTCTTGGAGTGCCTACTAAATAAGCAGAAAGATTGTCTTCTTGTTCGCCACCATATATTCCCAGCGGGACAAGGTCAAAATGCTGTGCCTGACAGGTCATGGTCACAAGAAATGTAAAAATGGAAAGCGCTAGTTTTTTCATGATTATTAAACTAAAAACCCATCCGTTGTTATAGGATGGGTTCAAATTTACGTTATTTTTTGTTTATTGGTTGAATCGGTAACGTACACCCAGCTGAATTCTCCAGCGTGAAGTTTCATCCACACTGTTCGAGAAAGTGTTGGTTAAAGGAATCTGATTTGTTGCATCTAAATACGGGAATGAGAATGTTGGTTGTCCCTGCGCATTCAATCCTTTGTAATTTAAGATACCGTTCGCTTTGTTGGCAAATTGGGCAACTCCCCAGCTTTTGTTGATCATATTACCGAAATTAAATACATCAAAAGTAATCTGCAATTGATGTTTCTTACCGCTGGTATTTAAAAATACATCTTGCGCGATGCGGATATCCAGTGTTCCGATCATTTTTCCTACCAATGCGTTACGTTTCGCGTATTGGCCTCTGTGCGCGTTCAGGTAATTGTCCTGATTAATGTATCCGTTCAATTGAGACCATAATTGATCAGCTGTCCGAGTGTCTTGCACATTGTCGCCAACAAGTGCAATTTCAGCTTTACTATTTGGAATGTAGATCAAGTCATTACCAGACAAACCATCATTGTTCAGGTCACCGCCATAAGTATAAGAGTAGCGAGGCCCGTCCTGCAGTTGATAAAATAAGGAGAATGTCGTTCCTAAATGATCCAGGTATTCTTTACGGTAAGAGAAGTTGGCAATAAATCTATTTTTAACCAAATAAGTTGAATAAGATAGGTCAGCGCTATTTGGATTACCCGACACATAGCGATCACGCCACATGGATTGAGCAATAGATCCTCCATCGTTCACAGATCTTGAATCTGTATAGGTATAACCGATATTTGCAAAAAATCCACCTTTGAACTCTTTCGACAATGTTCCTGTCAAGGTATAACTATAACCTTTTGATGTATTGGACATCACAATGGCGTCGGAAATATTCGGATTTTCGGGAGTAGGTTGAGCAGCACCATAAATACGTGGAGTATTGTAACGCATACGGTTATCGGCACCAACTAAAGCTTTACCGTCCGTCGTATTTAGATTGACGTTACGGAAATAGACCGAATTGATATCTTTTGAATACATGGCTTCAAAAGTACCAATAACACCGCCTGGTAATTTTTGGTCAATGGCAAGGTTCGTTCTCCAAAGCTGCATAAATTTGAAGTTATTATCCGTTACCGCCAAGTTATAACTCGAGTTGTTGGCTGCAGTTTGGTGGTTCACATTGCGATAAGCATCTACATCAGGTGTAAATGGGCGGTTTGTAGGATTATTAATAGATTCAGAACCAAACATAACACCATTATTGCCGGCCTGATTAGAAATCCATACTAATGGCGGACGACCCGTAAAGATTCCCGATCCACCACGTACCTGCGTTTGATTTGTTCCATTGACATTCCAATTAAATCCAATTCGTGGCGACCAAAGAATTGCACTCTTTGGATATTTTGATACATCGATCTTTTCACCTTGATCAAAATTCAACTTGGTTACATTATCATTTTTCAGTTCATTGGGGGATGATATGTTAGTCAAATCGGCTCTCAATCCAGCAGTCAATTTAAAATGATCATTTACAGCATAGGTATCCTGTGCATATAGACCAAACATACGTGCTGAAATTTCTGCATAAGGAAATGACCCATCAGGTAAAACAGAATATTGGATTTGGTATTTGGTTGCGTTGGAAACATTATTTTTTGCAGAGTTGTAGAAGTCATCTAAACTGGCAAATGTATAGGCTCCATAATAGTTCGGTGCAAATCCATTGGTGGTTTTGTAATTTTCAAAATTGGCTCCCAAGGTAATCTCATGCTTTCCGGCATAAATATTAAAGTTGTTGGTTGCTTGAAATACCTTCGTCTTTAAGCTATTAAATGCTGTAAATGGTTCGTAACCAAATGCTGTCATGCTACTACCGTCGGGGTTCATGATGTCTACCAAAGGAAATGGTTGGCCACCTTTCGACTCTCTATAGTCGTTCATGACATTGTATCCTACGGTCAATGAATTAGAATATTTGCTACTGATACGCGTACGTAATTCTAAATTCACATTGTCCATGTTGTTGTTTATACCGTAGCCTGCTGAGCTGAAAGGTAGGCCAAGGTTGGACGGTTGCCGATTATTTTTGGGCGCACCACTATTGGACGGTAAGATGTCGCGATAGGAACGAAAGTAGAAATATTTAGCGCTTAAGGTATTTTTTTGATCGATATTGTAATCTAATTTAACGGAAAATTTGTCACTGCGTGTATCCAAAGGATAATCTTGATAAGATCCAGGATTATACCCGATCGATTTAAGGTAGTTGGCTAGCTCATCAAGTTTCTCCGCAGATACGGTTGAAACATTCGGCCCCGTATTTCCTCCGCGTGAAGCTATAAAATTTGTTCCTGGGTCTGTTCTTCGCTCAAGCTCGCCGCTTGCAAAAAAGAATAGCTTGTTTTTGATAATTGGTCCCCCCACGGTAAAACCATAGCCTTTTAAGCTGAAGTTGTTGACTGGTGCTCTTAGTCCGGCCGAATTGTATTTGTTGACTAAATTCTGATTTCTGAAATAATAATTTAACGAACCTTGTACTTCGTTGGTACCACTTCTTGTTACGGCATTGATTGCAGCACCGGTAAAACCATTTTGTCTTACGTCATAAGGAGCAATGTTTACTGAAATCTCCTCAAAGGCATCCATATTGATAGGTTGCGAGTTTGTTTGGCTTCCGATGGTTCCTTGTAGTCCAAACGCGTTGTTAAATAGCGCGCCATCGATGGTAAAGTTATTGGCAAGGTTGCTTCTTCCTGCAAAAGAAGGATTACCGTACTGCATCGAAAATTGAGGGGTCAGTTTGACAAAGTCTGTAAAGCTTCGATTGAGTGTGGGTAGATTTTGAATCGCTGTGCGGGAAATGTTTTGTGCCGCACCTGTTCGGCCGGAGTTGAAGACTTTGCCCTGTCTCGTACCTACAACGACAGCTTCATCCAATACTTGCGATGCGGACTGCATCTGAATATCTAATGTTGAGCTTTGTCCCAAAGCCAGTTTCTCGATCTGCTTGATATTGGGTGAATGCCCAAGATAAGTTACAGTGATTTGATAAGGGCCACCAATTCTCATATTGGGGAGATTATAGCGTCCATCACTTCGCGATGAAGTAACGTACTTTGTCCCAGAAGGTAAATGTATGGCTTCAATTGTCGCCCCATTGATTGGCGAATTTCCCTCTCTGACGGTTCCATTCAGAGCAGAGGTGGTTTCATTTTGCGCATAGGTAAGTGAGGTACCGATTGTGCTTAGCAAAATGCTGGTAATCAAATGTTTTCTCATTTGTTTTGTAGCTGTTTAAATGACTAGGTGATTTTTAAACCGCGATAAAGGTAGGAGAGTAGTATTGATTTTGTGTTAAGTAAATATTATTTAACGGTTTCCACTGTCGTAGGTATAAACCGTTTTTTATTATTGATAATTCAGTCCAATCTTGCTTGCGGCTATTTTTTAATTTTGATTATGTTTACGTTTTTTCTTTTGTTGTTTAGTATATTCAAACCTATCTAACCGGATTGGATTTTATCGTTACTTATGACCATAAATTTTAAAAACATAGATTATTTGAAGTCTGGAAACGACGTGCAGAAAAAAGCCTATCGGTTATTGACTGACTATCAAATTACTACTCTTCTTGATGCTTATGATCCGATTGTAGTTGGTACGATACCGATTCAGCTAGATGTGGGTGGGAGTGATATAGACATTATTCTTTGTGTCGACGATTTTGATGCTCTTGAAGAAATGCTGTCTCTTAATTTTTCGAAACATGCACATTTTCGGTTACAGCGGCCGGCCGATCGTGTAATCATCTGCCGTTTCACGATTGAAGAGCAGCTTTTTGAAATTTATGCAACGGATAAAGCAACTGAAATTCAGAGTGGATACTTACATATGCTTAAAGAGCATGAAATTATTCAATTGAGGGGTGGAGAATTCGCTGAACAGGTCAGACAGCTCAAGAGGAGTGGGATAAAAACTGAGCCTGCATTTTGTCAGCTATTGGGAATTGAAGGCGATGCATATACAGAACTTCTAAAGTATAATCCAGCAGATAACACGATGAACTATGAATGATTTTAATCTATAATAGAATGAATCCCCTAGTTGAACAGTTCAAAAAATATGGCTATCTCAATGAAGCAATTGAGAAAGCGGTAGAAAATAGAACGCGTTATTTCTTTAAGAAAAAGGGCGAGCATTTTTTGAGAGAAGGGCAGCATTTATCCAGCTATTTTGTTTTAAGTACAGGATTACTACGAGCTTATTTTTTTAAAAACGGACGTGAAATGAACAGCTGGTTTGGTGAGGAAAACCAGATTTTTGGATCGATTTTACCCGTTTATACTGAAAAACCCTCTTTTGAAAATATTCAGCTTCTTGAAGATTCCGAGATCTATGCTATTTCTGTAGACGATTTAAATGAATTGTATAGAATTTATCCTGAACTAAATCTTATCGGTCGGAAGATTGCCGAGGAGGTTTGTATTATTCTTGAAGAACGGATTATGTCGCTGCATACCGAATCTGCAGTAGAACGATATCAATCGCTCATACGCTTACAGCCAAATTTGTTAAATAGAATTAATCTCGGTCATATTGCATCATATTTGGGGATTACACAAGAAACACTTAGTCGGATCCGGCGATAAGGTACGATTTTGATATAAGTCAAAAAATGCCCCTCATTTAGCGATTATCTTTGCTGTAGAAATTTAAACTATTGAAAATGAATTGGATTGCATTGATCATCGCTGGCATTTTTGAAATTGGCTGGCCGCTCGGATTAAAAATGGCTCAACAGCCAGATTCAAATAAATTGGCTTGGATCATATTGGCTATTGTTTCTATGAGCATTAGTGGAGGATTATTGTTTTACGCTCAAAAGGCAATTCCTATCGGTACAGCTTATGCCGTATGGACAGGTTTGGGAGCTGTGGGAACATTGATTGTTGGAATCTTTTTTTTCGGAGATTCTGCCAATATATTTAGGCTCCTTTCAGCAACATTGATCGTCGCTGGAATTATCGGTTTAAAAATATTCTAAAAAGCCACAGGAAATGCTATTTATGTTAGGGAAGATTTAAATAAATTATAAAGGTGAGCTCAATTTGCTTGACTAGAATGTTCAAAGTCGTTTGAAACGCACTTTTTTAATCAAAACTCCTTATAAAAGAGTAGGTTGGGATGATTTTTGCTTGATAATCAAATTATGAGGCAAGAACTAGCAGAAAAAATAGAATTGTATAGTAAAAGGTACGGTCTATTTATGCGGCCGGAGTATGTTAGCTTTGCTCGGGACAAGACTTTTGCTTCGCAATGAATGTCTCCGTGAAGGTGATATAAAAGCGTACCAAGACTATATTGCTTCGCATTATCCGGAAGATCTTCCCTGGGAAATGAAACAATATCAGGAAACGACCAAAGCATTGGAACGAATGAGTAAGGAAATGGCAATTGCTTGGGTGAATACGCATCAAATCAATATTTTCGAATCCGATATTTTTATCGATGATGAAGATTCAATTTTGCGCCCTATTCAGTCAAAGGATGAAGATATGTTTCGCTATAATTTTAATGCGTTGGAAGAACTCATCTACAATCACCAAAGACCAGAAGATCTATTTCGGGGGAATAGGGATTGTTTTTGGATAGATACAAGAATTGAATGGCGGTAGTAATACTTCTTGCGATATTTTTTATAATCGAGACGCTAAAACAATTTTTTGTTTTAGCGTCCAAGTCCTTCGCATATCTGAAGGACTTTTTTTATAAAAGCTTTATTTTTAGATTTCTAAACGATACGCCTCTCGACCAATCCTGCAGTGCTAATTTCCCATTGATATGCTTACCAAACTCCGGATAATCTTTGAAATTACTATGCTTTACTAAATCTTTCCATTTAGCTGAATTAAAATCCATTTCAGCGGTGATTTTTCCATTTAGGAAGAATGTAATTTTTCCATCTTTCTGAACGATACTGGATTCATTCCAATCATCTTGCGTTTTAATGTTGACAAAGTTTTGTTGCGGTAGAAATGTATAAAGACAGCCCGAACGCTTTAGCGGTTTATCAAAATCAGGATGGGAATCTGCCAACAGTTGGTACTCCGGTCCAGAATGGTAGGTCGCATTAATATCGGGTCTTTCCTGTACGTTGACAAAAACGCCACTATTTCCCTCTTTTTCCAGCTTCCATTCAAACTTAAACTCATAATTTTTATACGCTTTGTCCGATACCAAGTCGTATTTTTGGCTTTCACTGTTTGGGTCACAGTAAATTGTTCCATTTTTTACAATCCAGGCCGTAGGCGCATTTTTGCTATTATTGTACGTATGCCAATTGTTGAGCGTGCTACCATCAAATAAAAGTTGCCAGCCATTACGTTGCTCTTCTTCTGTCAATGTATTGGGACTGCTTTTTTCATTTTGACAGGAGAGTAAAATACAGCCCAGAAAGACCCATAAGGTGATTTTTTTGAAAAGGTTTAAGTTTATCATTGTTTTTATTTTTATAAGTGTCTTTTTAATACGTTTTCCCAACCAATATGTATTCCCTAAAATAATTTTTAATGTGAACTTTTGGAGACAATTTCATATTCCTTTGCAAATTTGTTACATAGTGCTTCTGCTAATACTTATCCCGAGGTTCACATATTCTCCCATTCATTCATGAATTTTTAAAATGTGCTGGCCCATCATTTTAAAAGATAAATCGGCTCAAGCCGTCTATACTTTTTTGGTCACCTTTCAAGCATAGATGACAAGGTACACATTATAATGATTTGATCACATTTTCAGCATAGTCATTCTCATTTTGATAAAATAACCTTATCAAAATGATAGGATTCTCCAATTCTATTTTGTCACTTATTTTTTTATATCATCTGATTAATAGCGTTTTATGATGTTTTTCGGTACAGTGGAACAGGATTTGGCTTATGGGGACAAATGAATGTAAATATGAAAACAGGACGGAAAAGAAAAGTATGTGGTAAGAGTCCGCCGAGGGGGACGATCGGCAAAGCTACTAGCATTAAATTCAAGTTTAAAAAATGAAATCGCAAGTCACTAATAAAGTTTAACAATGGTAATAACAATCATACTCATCATAACTGGACTATTTTTCTTCTGGTTATTCTATAAAATGGTCGACTTTTTCGGCAAAATATAAAATAAATAATATGAAAGAGAAGCAAGAAAATAAAGGCAGAGGTTCCGCTCATAATGTGTCGGGCGACCGTATAGCGAAGGTCATCGTAGTATTATTGATTATTGCAATGATTTTTCAACTCTATATCGGGTAGATTTTGATACATAGTTTTACGAACAACATGAAAAAATTAAATCAATACGGTGCAGGTCTGTATATGGCGCTCCATTACAAAGAAATCCGATCAGAGATTAGTTTCCTATTACGGAAGCACAATTTTGCAGGAGCTTTACAGGCTGTTATTAATCATCTTCGGAGCTTAATAGTACTGCAAAGCACGGACAAAATCTGCCAGCATATTCATTTTCTCGGAATGATTTATGGACGAGGAAACAATTATGTAAAATACATTTTGGAAAATCTTTTTGTTAGATCTTTAGGAGGTCTTCGACGTATAAGTTCGGTCAATGCATGGGCAGAAATCGAAGCCCAGCTACCAACACCATTTTTAGAGGTCCTCAAAGGACAACAAATCCATAACCTTCTAAAATCAAAGTAAATGACAGCTTTATTTATTGTAGCACTACTGGTTTTTACATACATCTGTTATGTACTCTTAAGGCCAGAAAAATTTTAATAACAAGATTACTCATTCGTCATTGTCAGCGATGAAACTGCGCTTTCAGTCAGTCCTTTTGGCATTACGAAGTCAAAAGAAGGGCTTAAAGTTAGCTGACGATTGATCATGATACACTTTTTATACAAATCAATTAAAGAAATGAATACAGAGATTCTTGGAATCATAGTGATGTTCATCGTAACATTACTACTCGGACTTCCCCTCGGGAAATATATAGCTAAGGTATATGGTAACGAAAAGACCTGGTTAGATCCATTGTTTCAACCATTGGAACGTTTTTTTTATCGAGTGACAGGAATTAATCCCAATGTTCAGATGACTTGGCAACAGCACCTCGTTGCTCTTCTGACAATTAATCTAGTGTGGTTCCTGTTGAGTATGGCTATCCTGATGAATATGGGAAGTTTGCCTTTAAATCCAGATGGAAATCCTGGAATGACTGCTGATTTGGCTTTTAATACCAGTATATCCTTTTTGGTTAACTGTAATCTCCAACACTATTCTGGGGAGTCGGGCGTGAGTTATCTAGGACAAATTTGGCTCATGTTTCTCCAATTCGTGACTGCAGGCGTGGGAATGGCTGCTGCAGTGGTTATTTTTAAAGCTTTTAGGGATAAAACAACAACGCAATTGGGCAATTTTTACGATTTCTTTGTGAAATCTTGCACCCGCATTTTACTCCCTATCTCGGTCCTGGTTGCTGCCATTTTCGTGTTCCAAGGCATGCCGATGACATTCGAAGGTAAGGACAGTATGATTACAGTTACTGGAGATACCGTACAGGTAAGTCGAGGACCAGTAGCTGCCTTTGTTCCAATTAAACATCTGGGAACAAATGGAGGTGGTTTTTTTGGTGCGAACAGTGCGCATCCATTCGAAAATCCCAATTATTTGACCAACATGGTGGAAATGATTGCCCAGTTTATTATCCCGATGGCGATGATATTTGCATTCGGCTTTTTTATTCGCAAGCGTAAATTTTCATGGATGATGTTTGGCGTGATGACCATTGGGTTTATCATCCTGACGATTCCAAATATAAAAATGGAAATGGCTGGAAATCCAGCGATCGCACAGATGGGTATTGATACGTCTATGGGGGCTATGGAGGGAAAGGAAGTACGTATTGGTGCCGCAGCATCCGGCTTTTGGAGTATTGTCACAACGATGATTTCGACGGGATCAGTCAATTCTATGCATGATAGTTACATGCCCTTATCTGGTATGAACGAACTGATAGCCATGATGGTGAATGCCTTTTATGGCGGTGTGGGCGCGGGGATACTCAATTTCTTCATTTTTATTATACTCGCCGTTTTCATTAGTGGCTTGATGGTGGGGCGCACACCAGAGTTTATGGGTAAGAAAGTTGAAGCGCGCGAAATGAAAATCGCTATGATTGTTGCTCTTGCCCATCCTTTTCTAATCCTTGTCGGTACAGCACTTGCGACAGCATTTCCAGCCCAAGGTGCTTCTACATTGAATAACCCTGGATTCCATGGTTTTAGTGAAATATTGTACGAATATACTTCATCCGCAGCCAACAATGGTAGTGGTTTTGAAGGTCTTGGAGATAATACCATTTGGTGGAACATTTCGACAGGTATCGTATTGTTACTCGGCCGATTTATACCGATTATAGGCCCAATTGCTATTGCTGGGTTATTGGCTGAGAAGAAATTTATACCTGAAGGCGAGGGAACGCTAAAAACTGATACAAGTACATTCGGTTTAATGGTATTCGCTGTGATCGCGATTATTGCAGCACTCTCTTTCTTCCCTGCGTTGGCACTGGGTCCAATTGCGGAATATTTTTCCATGTAATACGTAAAAATTAAAGAATTCTAAAAATGAGCAGTCAACAAACATTGTTTCAGAAAGAGCTTGTACAACAAGCGTTAAAGCAATCTTTCGTGAAGCTAAATCCTAAAATAATGTTCCGTAATCCAGTGATGTTTACCGTGGAAATCGGGACGTTGATTATGGCCGTGGTTTGTCTTTGGATAATGACCGGAGAAAAATCACAAGGTACACTTGGTTATAATTTTACAGTATTTCTTATCCTATTTTTAACCTTGCTGTTTGGCAATTTTGCGGAGGCAATTGCCGAAGCCCGCGGAAAGGCGCAAGCAGATAGTCTTCGGAAAACTCGGGAGGAAACTCCTGCAACCCTGCGCGATGGTCGGGTCGTTTCATCCGCTCAATTGAAAAAAAATGATGTTTTTGTTTGTCAGGCTGGTGATGTAATTCCATTGGATGGGGAAATTA
The genomic region above belongs to Sphingobacterium zeae and contains:
- a CDS encoding winged helix-turn-helix transcriptional regulator, producing the protein MKYIGGKWKAVILIHLIEKKRYNELRKECALITERTLSLQLKELEADGLVKRTVHTEKAPLKVDYELTPFGKTLIPLLESIAEWGRETASRTERIQQM
- a CDS encoding nitroreductase family protein, with product MAFLETAKQRYTTKKYNSEALIPEEKIAELKEIIRLSPSSINSQPWKFFFVSSGEMKQKLAAASYWNAQKINEASHLVVFSALTDVDRFEEQIANTLPEGSINYYKQFLQSKGEFHVQSWMKQQVYLSLGFFLAACAANHIDATPMEGIENSVYDEILELDGYQTLFAVAIGYRHVEDANQPAITAKSRLTIADIIEEF
- a CDS encoding MBL fold metallo-hydrolase, translated to MKKLALSIFTFLVTMTCQAQHFDLVPLGIYGGEQEDNLSAYLVGTPRDTAFLCLDAGTINTGIRKAIVLKSLNGSVETILHNQIKGYFISHGHLDHLSGLIINSPADSKKNIFAIDPVLQILQNHYFITDTWINFGDQGQKPILGKYHYNSLQEGLEMQVPNTALSLTAYELSHVNPYKSSAALVRHDNHYLLYLGDTGADRVEKSDQLDKLWNKMTPLIKNKQLNSILIEVSFPNNQPENLLFGHLTPNLLLEELVKLKEKTGLKNLEGLSIVVTHRKPTGNNPEIIKNELLNNNPLKINYVFPEQGKKISLN
- a CDS encoding TonB-dependent receptor, with product MRKHLITSILLSTIGTSLTYAQNETTSALNGTVREGNSPINGATIEAIHLPSGTKYVTSSRSDGRYNLPNMRIGGPYQITVTYLGHSPNIKQIEKLALGQSSTLDIQMQSASQVLDEAVVVGTRQGKVFNSGRTGAAQNISRTAIQNLPTLNRSFTDFVKLTPQFSMQYGNPSFAGRSNLANNFTIDGALFNNAFGLQGTIGSQTNSQPINMDAFEEISVNIAPYDVRQNGFTGAAINAVTRSGTNEVQGSLNYYFRNQNLVNKYNSAGLRAPVNNFSLKGYGFTVGGPIIKNKLFFFASGELERRTDPGTNFIASRGGNTGPNVSTVSAEKLDELANYLKSIGYNPGSYQDYPLDTRSDKFSVKLDYNIDQKNTLSAKYFYFRSYRDILPSNSGAPKNNRQPSNLGLPFSSAGYGINNNMDNVNLELRTRISSKYSNSLTVGYNVMNDYRESKGGQPFPLVDIMNPDGSSMTAFGYEPFTAFNSLKTKVFQATNNFNIYAGKHEITLGANFENYKTTNGFAPNYYGAYTFASLDDFYNSAKNNVSNATKYQIQYSVLPDGSFPYAEISARMFGLYAQDTYAVNDHFKLTAGLRADLTNISSPNELKNDNVTKLNFDQGEKIDVSKYPKSAILWSPRIGFNWNVNGTNQTQVRGGSGIFTGRPPLVWISNQAGNNGVMFGSESINNPTNRPFTPDVDAYRNVNHQTAANNSSYNLAVTDNNFKFMQLWRTNLAIDQKLPGGVIGTFEAMYSKDINSVYFRNVNLNTTDGKALVGADNRMRYNTPRIYGAAQPTPENPNISDAIVMSNTSKGYSYTLTGTLSKEFKGGFFANIGYTYTDSRSVNDGGSIAQSMWRDRYVSGNPNSADLSYSTYLVKNRFIANFSYRKEYLDHLGTTFSLFYQLQDGPRYSYTYGGDLNNDGLSGNDLIYIPNSKAEIALVGDNVQDTRTADQLWSQLNGYINQDNYLNAHRGQYAKRNALVGKMIGTLDIRIAQDVFLNTSGKKHQLQITFDVFNFGNMINKSWGVAQFANKANGILNYKGLNAQGQPTFSFPYLDATNQIPLTNTFSNSVDETSRWRIQLGVRYRFNQ
- a CDS encoding DUF4269 domain-containing protein — encoded protein: MKSGNDVQKKAYRLLTDYQITTLLDAYDPIVVGTIPIQLDVGGSDIDIILCVDDFDALEEMLSLNFSKHAHFRLQRPADRVIICRFTIEEQLFEIYATDKATEIQSGYLHMLKEHEIIQLRGGEFAEQVRQLKRSGIKTEPAFCQLLGIEGDAYTELLKYNPADNTMNYE
- a CDS encoding Crp/Fnr family transcriptional regulator encodes the protein MNPLVEQFKKYGYLNEAIEKAVENRTRYFFKKKGEHFLREGQHLSSYFVLSTGLLRAYFFKNGREMNSWFGEENQIFGSILPVYTEKPSFENIQLLEDSEIYAISVDDLNELYRIYPELNLIGRKIAEEVCIILEERIMSLHTESAVERYQSLIRLQPNLLNRINLGHIASYLGITQETLSRIRR
- a CDS encoding DMT family transporter, with the translated sequence MNWIALIIAGIFEIGWPLGLKMAQQPDSNKLAWIILAIVSMSISGGLLFYAQKAIPIGTAYAVWTGLGAVGTLIVGIFFFGDSANIFRLLSATLIVAGIIGLKIF
- a CDS encoding 3-keto-disaccharide hydrolase translates to MINLNLFKKITLWVFLGCILLSCQNEKSSPNTLTEEEQRNGWQLLFDGSTLNNWHTYNNSKNAPTAWIVKNGTIYCDPNSESQKYDLVSDKAYKNYEFKFEWKLEKEGNSGVFVNVQERPDINATYHSGPEYQLLADSHPDFDKPLKRSGCLYTFLPQQNFVNIKTQDDWNESSIVQKDGKITFFLNGKITAEMDFNSAKWKDLVKHSNFKDYPEFGKHINGKLALQDWSRGVSFRNLKIKLL
- a CDS encoding DUF7674 family protein; this encodes MKKLNQYGAGLYMALHYKEIRSEISFLLRKHNFAGALQAVINHLRSLIVLQSTDKICQHIHFLGMIYGRGNNYVKYILENLFVRSLGGLRRISSVNAWAEIEAQLPTPFLEVLKGQQIHNLLKSK
- a CDS encoding potassium-transporting ATPase subunit F yields the protein MTALFIVALLVFTYICYVLLRPEKF